The following proteins come from a genomic window of Mycolicibacterium rufum:
- the acs gene encoding acetate--CoA ligase — protein sequence MTETHVDVQASYPPAPEFSAQANATEALYEEAAADRLAFWATQAERLAWDTPFTEVLDWSDAPFAKWFVGGKLNVAYNCVDRHVEAGNGDRVAIHWEGEPVGDARDITYAQLKDEVCQAANTLTELGLTAGDRVAIYMPMVPEAIIAMLACARLGAMHSVVFAGFSASALKARIDDAQAKLVITTDGQFRRGKAAPLKAGVDEAIEGLGDDSPVEHVLVVQRTGIEVPWTEGRDVWWHEAVPNASTEHTPEAFDSEHPLFLLYTSGTTGKPKGIMHTSGGYLTQASYTHHYVFDIKPEADVYWCTADIGWVTGHTYIVYGPLSNGVTQVVYEGTPASPDEHRHFQVIEKYGVTIYYTAPTVVRTFMKWGRELAFEHDLSSLRLLGSVGEPINPEAWRWYRLVFGGDKTPVVDTWWQTETGAIMISPLPGVTHCKPGSAMRALPGISAKIVDDDGNELAPGTDHGEQASGYLVLDQPWPSMLRGIWGDPERFKETYWSRFAQQGWYFAGDGARYGKDGEIWVLGRIDDVMNVSGHRISTAEVESALVGHSGVAEAAVVGATDEHTGQGICAFVILKAHAKEMSRDQMVDELRAEVSREISPIAKPREIHVVPELPKTRSGKIMRRLLRDVAEGRELGDTSTLVDPSVFEAIRASK from the coding sequence ATGACCGAGACGCACGTTGACGTTCAGGCTTCCTACCCGCCGGCCCCCGAGTTCAGTGCCCAGGCCAACGCCACCGAGGCGCTCTACGAGGAGGCCGCCGCCGACCGATTGGCCTTCTGGGCCACGCAGGCCGAGCGGCTGGCCTGGGACACCCCGTTCACCGAGGTGCTGGACTGGTCGGACGCCCCGTTCGCGAAGTGGTTCGTCGGCGGCAAGCTCAACGTCGCCTACAACTGCGTGGACCGTCACGTCGAGGCGGGCAACGGCGACCGGGTGGCCATCCACTGGGAGGGCGAGCCGGTCGGCGACGCGCGCGACATCACCTACGCCCAGCTCAAGGACGAGGTGTGCCAGGCCGCGAACACGCTCACCGAGCTCGGCCTGACCGCCGGCGACCGGGTCGCGATCTACATGCCGATGGTGCCCGAGGCGATCATCGCGATGCTGGCCTGCGCGCGCCTGGGCGCCATGCACTCGGTGGTGTTCGCCGGGTTCTCGGCCTCGGCCCTCAAGGCCCGCATCGACGATGCTCAGGCCAAGCTCGTGATCACCACCGACGGGCAGTTCCGACGCGGCAAGGCCGCGCCGCTCAAGGCGGGTGTCGACGAGGCCATCGAGGGGCTCGGCGACGACAGCCCGGTCGAGCACGTGCTGGTCGTGCAGCGCACCGGCATCGAGGTGCCATGGACCGAGGGCCGCGACGTGTGGTGGCACGAGGCCGTGCCGAACGCGTCGACCGAGCACACGCCCGAGGCGTTCGACTCCGAGCATCCGCTGTTCCTGCTCTACACCTCAGGCACCACGGGCAAGCCCAAGGGCATCATGCACACCTCGGGCGGCTACCTCACCCAGGCGTCCTACACCCATCACTACGTCTTCGACATCAAGCCCGAGGCCGACGTCTACTGGTGCACGGCCGACATCGGCTGGGTCACCGGGCACACCTACATCGTCTACGGGCCGCTGTCCAACGGCGTCACGCAGGTCGTCTACGAGGGCACCCCTGCCTCCCCCGACGAGCACCGGCACTTCCAGGTCATCGAGAAGTACGGCGTCACCATCTACTACACCGCGCCCACGGTGGTGCGCACCTTCATGAAGTGGGGCCGCGAGCTCGCCTTCGAACACGACCTGTCCAGCCTGCGGCTGCTCGGCTCGGTCGGCGAGCCCATCAACCCCGAGGCGTGGCGCTGGTACCGCCTGGTGTTCGGCGGCGACAAGACGCCGGTCGTCGACACCTGGTGGCAGACCGAGACCGGCGCGATCATGATCTCGCCGCTGCCGGGCGTCACGCACTGCAAGCCCGGCTCGGCGATGCGCGCGCTGCCGGGCATCTCGGCCAAGATCGTCGACGACGACGGCAACGAGCTCGCCCCGGGCACCGATCACGGCGAGCAGGCCAGCGGTTACCTGGTGCTCGACCAGCCGTGGCCGTCGATGTTGCGCGGCATCTGGGGCGATCCGGAACGGTTCAAGGAGACGTACTGGTCGCGCTTCGCCCAACAGGGCTGGTACTTCGCCGGGGACGGCGCCCGGTACGGCAAGGACGGCGAGATCTGGGTGCTCGGCCGCATCGACGACGTCATGAACGTCTCCGGTCACCGGATCTCGACCGCGGAGGTGGAGTCCGCGCTGGTCGGCCATTCCGGCGTGGCCGAGGCCGCCGTCGTCGGAGCGACCGACGAGCACACCGGCCAGGGCATCTGCGCGTTCGTCATCCTCAAGGCGCACGCCAAGGAGATGTCGCGCGATCAGATGGTCGACGAGTTGCGTGCCGAGGTCTCCCGCGAGATCTCCCCGATCGCCAAGCCGCGCGAGATCCATGTGGTACCCGAGCTGCCGAAGACACGCAGCGGCAAGATCATGCGCCGGCTGCTGCGCGACGTCGCCGAGGGCCGCGAGCTCGGCGACACCTCGACCCTGGTCGATCCGAGCGTGTTCGAGGCGATCCGCGCCAGCAAGTAG
- a CDS encoding HAD-IB family hydrolase gives MTSLRAADGLPSAERPVLTAAFFDLDKTVIAKSSTFAFSKPFFSQGLMNRRTVLKSAYAQFLFLMSGADHDQMDRMRNYITTMCAGWDVEQVKSVVGETLHDIVDPLVFAEAAELIADHKLCGRDVVIVSASGEEIVGPIARALGATHAMATRMVVEDGKYTGDIAFYCYGDAKAEAIRALAAREGYALEHCYAYSDSITDVPMLETVGHPTVVNPDRTLRKEAAARGWQTRSFSKPVSLRDRLPAAPSGAAVATSFAVGVSALAAGALTYTLLRRFAF, from the coding sequence GTGACGAGCCTCCGAGCAGCTGACGGTCTGCCCTCGGCCGAGCGCCCGGTGCTCACGGCGGCGTTCTTCGATCTCGACAAAACCGTCATCGCAAAATCCAGCACTTTCGCTTTCAGCAAACCCTTCTTCAGCCAAGGGCTAATGAATCGGCGCACGGTTCTCAAGTCCGCATACGCGCAATTCCTGTTCCTGATGTCGGGCGCCGACCACGACCAGATGGACCGCATGCGGAACTACATCACGACGATGTGCGCCGGCTGGGACGTCGAGCAGGTCAAGTCGGTGGTCGGCGAGACGCTGCACGACATCGTGGACCCGCTCGTGTTTGCCGAAGCCGCGGAGTTGATCGCCGACCACAAGCTGTGCGGGCGCGACGTGGTGATCGTCTCGGCCTCCGGCGAGGAGATCGTCGGGCCGATCGCGCGCGCCCTCGGCGCGACCCACGCGATGGCCACCCGGATGGTCGTCGAAGACGGCAAGTACACCGGCGACATCGCGTTCTACTGCTACGGCGACGCCAAGGCCGAGGCCATCCGCGCGCTGGCCGCCCGCGAGGGGTATGCCCTCGAGCACTGCTACGCCTACTCCGATTCGATCACCGATGTGCCGATGCTCGAGACCGTCGGCCACCCGACCGTGGTCAACCCAGACCGGACATTGCGCAAGGAAGCCGCCGCGCGCGGGTGGCAGACGCGCTCGTTCTCCAAGCCGGTGTCCCTGCGCGACCGGCTCCCCGCGGCGCCGTCCGGCGCCGCGGTCGCGACGAGCTTTGCGGTCGGGGTGAGCGCGCTGGCCGCCGGCGCGCTGACCTACACGCTGCTGCGCCGGTTCGCGTTCTGA
- the ssd gene encoding septum site-determining protein Ssd, with protein sequence MTSPAAILIVVEDATLTMTVDRVLAAAGLQVVRAAEPPNRSAWTGAAAVLLDAAAARRCAAQGLPRRARVLLVSGSAPDPAAWEAAVTVGAQRVLTIPAQEADLMAVLAEAAEDSRDGGARGAVVAVMSGRGGGGASVFAVALARSAAECLLVDGDPWGGGLDLVLGSETEQGLRWPDLTVAGGRLTYPALRDALPRRHGVSVLSGSRVLSGERPCDDVDPLPLGAVIDAGSRGGVTVVCDVARRPSPASDTALAAADLVVLITPADVRSCAAAAATGQWAARSNPNTGVVVRGPAPGGLRPIDVVRIVGLPLLAAMRPQPRVDAQLERGGLRLPPRSPLAAAAREVLAVLQNKPAGIGAEAAA encoded by the coding sequence ATGACGAGCCCCGCCGCCATCCTGATCGTCGTCGAGGACGCCACGCTGACGATGACGGTCGATCGAGTGCTGGCCGCCGCGGGACTTCAGGTGGTCCGCGCCGCCGAACCGCCCAACCGGAGTGCGTGGACGGGTGCCGCCGCGGTGCTGCTCGACGCGGCCGCGGCCCGTCGCTGCGCGGCGCAGGGCCTGCCGCGCCGCGCCCGTGTGCTGCTGGTCAGCGGTTCTGCGCCGGACCCGGCTGCGTGGGAGGCCGCGGTGACGGTCGGCGCGCAGCGCGTGCTGACGATCCCTGCCCAGGAGGCGGACCTGATGGCCGTGCTGGCCGAGGCCGCCGAGGACTCCCGTGACGGCGGCGCCCGCGGCGCGGTGGTGGCCGTGATGTCCGGGCGCGGCGGTGGCGGCGCATCGGTGTTCGCGGTCGCGCTCGCGCGGTCGGCAGCGGAGTGTCTGCTCGTCGACGGCGACCCCTGGGGCGGCGGGCTCGACCTGGTGCTGGGCAGCGAGACCGAGCAGGGTTTGCGCTGGCCCGATCTCACGGTGGCGGGAGGGCGGCTGACCTATCCGGCGCTGCGCGACGCGCTGCCGCGGCGGCACGGTGTCAGCGTGCTGTCCGGAAGCCGGGTGCTGTCCGGGGAGCGCCCGTGCGACGACGTCGACCCTCTGCCCCTCGGCGCGGTCATCGACGCCGGCAGCCGGGGCGGTGTCACCGTGGTCTGCGATGTCGCCCGGCGACCTTCGCCGGCCTCCGACACGGCGCTCGCCGCGGCGGATCTGGTGGTGTTGATCACACCCGCCGACGTCCGGTCATGCGCCGCCGCGGCGGCGACCGGTCAATGGGCGGCCAGGAGCAACCCCAACACCGGCGTCGTGGTCCGCGGGCCGGCCCCCGGCGGGCTGCGTCCCATCGATGTCGTGCGGATCGTCGGGCTGCCGCTGCTGGCGGCGATGCGGCCGCAGCCGCGCGTCGACGCGCAGCTCGAGCGGGGTGGACTGCGCCTGCCCCCACGCTCACCGCTCGCGGCGGCGGCGCGAGAGGTGCTGGCCGTGCTGCAGAACAAACCCGCAGGCATCGGCGCCGAGGCGGCGGCGTGA
- a CDS encoding TadA family conjugal transfer-associated ATPase: MNAPLLDRVRERLAADGAPLRPAAVAAAIRAESGGVLGDTEVLTTLRELQTELVGAGILEPLLCAPGTTDVLVTAPDAVWVDDGTGLRRTPISFADEAAVRRLAQRLALAAGRRLDDAQPWVDGHLSGLGLAAPGAPLSVRLHAVLPPVAAAGTCLSLRVLRPATQDLDSLVASGAIAADAGELLRGVIAARLAFLVSGGTGAGKTTLLAALLGAVAPAERIVCVEDAAELAPRHPHVVKLVARCANVEGVGEVTVRDLVRQALRMRPDRMVVGEVRGAEVVDLLTALNTGHDGGAGTVHANNPAEVPARFEALAALGGLERTALHSQLGAAIQVVLHVCRDRSGRRRLSEIGLLRRGDDGRVEVLPCWHIDGGAGRWAEDLRRLIEVRSAS, from the coding sequence GTGAACGCCCCACTGCTGGACCGGGTCCGGGAGCGGCTGGCCGCCGACGGCGCGCCGCTGCGGCCGGCCGCCGTCGCCGCGGCGATCCGCGCCGAATCGGGCGGGGTGCTCGGCGACACCGAGGTGCTGACCACCTTGCGCGAGCTGCAGACCGAGCTGGTGGGCGCAGGCATCCTCGAACCGTTGCTGTGCGCGCCGGGCACCACCGATGTGCTCGTCACCGCGCCCGACGCCGTATGGGTAGACGACGGAACCGGTTTGCGACGCACCCCGATCTCGTTCGCTGACGAGGCGGCGGTGCGGCGCCTGGCGCAGCGCCTGGCGCTGGCCGCGGGGCGCCGCCTCGACGATGCGCAGCCCTGGGTGGACGGTCACCTCAGCGGCCTGGGCCTCGCGGCGCCCGGCGCGCCACTGAGTGTGCGCCTGCACGCCGTGCTGCCCCCGGTCGCCGCGGCCGGCACCTGCCTGTCGCTGCGCGTGCTGCGGCCCGCGACGCAGGACCTGGACTCGCTGGTGGCGTCGGGGGCGATCGCGGCCGACGCGGGGGAGCTGCTGCGCGGTGTCATCGCGGCCCGGCTGGCGTTTCTCGTCTCGGGGGGCACGGGGGCAGGGAAGACGACTCTGCTCGCTGCGCTGCTCGGCGCCGTCGCGCCCGCGGAGCGGATCGTGTGTGTCGAGGACGCCGCCGAACTGGCGCCGCGACACCCGCACGTGGTCAAGCTGGTCGCCCGCTGCGCGAACGTCGAGGGGGTCGGTGAGGTCACGGTTCGCGACCTGGTTCGGCAGGCACTGCGCATGAGGCCCGACCGGATGGTCGTCGGGGAGGTGCGGGGAGCCGAGGTCGTCGACCTGCTCACGGCGCTCAACACGGGCCACGACGGCGGTGCCGGCACCGTGCACGCGAACAATCCGGCCGAGGTGCCCGCACGCTTCGAGGCGCTCGCCGCCCTCGGCGGTCTGGAACGCACCGCCCTGCACAGCCAACTCGGCGCCGCGATCCAGGTCGTGCTGCACGTGTGCCGTGACCGCTCCGGCAGGCGGCGGCTCAGCGAGATCGGGCTGCTCCGGCGCGGCGACGACGGCCGCGTGGAGGTGCTGCCGTGCTGGCACATCGATGGCGGCGCCGGTCGGTGGGCCGAGGATCTGCGCCGGCTCATCGAGGTCCGGAGCGCGTCGTGA
- a CDS encoding type II secretion system F family protein — MAPSTSRGRAPVLKTPDRRRRPPAAAWAVLACLALALALPPSAVVAAAVMLGVLALRRRARRRLRAAVDEAAALQGALDVLVSELRVGAHPVAAIRVAGREGHGRVAHSFGAVAARALLGADVAAGLRAEAGRSLAPAHWERLAVCWQLAQDQGLAIATLMQAAQRDLSERERFRSRVDAGMAGARATGTVLAGLPLLGVLLGCAIGADPLGFLFSGGPGGWLLCLGTLLIGAGLLWSDRITARVLT, encoded by the coding sequence ATGGCGCCGTCCACGTCGCGCGGGCGGGCACCGGTCCTGAAGACGCCCGACCGCCGGCGTCGGCCGCCCGCCGCAGCCTGGGCCGTCCTCGCGTGTCTGGCGCTGGCGCTGGCGCTTCCGCCGAGTGCGGTCGTCGCGGCCGCCGTGATGCTCGGCGTGCTGGCGCTGCGGCGCCGGGCCCGTCGGCGCCTCCGCGCCGCCGTCGACGAAGCCGCGGCGCTGCAGGGCGCGCTCGACGTTCTGGTTTCGGAGTTGCGGGTCGGGGCCCATCCGGTCGCCGCCATCCGGGTCGCCGGCCGGGAGGGCCACGGCCGCGTCGCCCACTCGTTCGGCGCGGTGGCAGCGCGCGCGCTGCTCGGCGCCGACGTGGCGGCCGGACTGCGGGCCGAGGCGGGGCGCTCGCTCGCGCCCGCGCACTGGGAGCGGCTGGCCGTGTGCTGGCAGCTCGCACAGGATCAAGGGTTGGCGATCGCGACATTGATGCAGGCCGCGCAGCGGGACCTCTCCGAGCGCGAACGGTTCCGGTCACGCGTCGACGCCGGGATGGCCGGCGCGCGGGCCACCGGCACCGTGCTGGCCGGGCTGCCCCTGCTCGGGGTGCTCCTGGGCTGCGCCATCGGCGCCGACCCGCTGGGGTTCCTGTTCTCGGGCGGGCCCGGCGGCTGGCTGCTGTGCCTGGGGACGCTGCTCATCGGGGCCGGGCTGCTGTGGTCGGACCGCATCACCGCGCGGGTGCTGACGTGA
- a CDS encoding type II secretion system F family protein: MMWAAALLAAAVLVLPRAAGARIPGGPRSPIDAGTPADSDDPLAVAATLDVFAACLRAGMAVSTAAAGVAGSAPAPLAAVLRRAADLLALGADAGQAWADPHDGSDSHVRAVVRMARRSAASGAALAQGVEDLAATLRADAADAAGARAERASVLIAGPLGLCYLPAFLCLGIVPVVAGLAGDVLWSGVL; the protein is encoded by the coding sequence GTGATGTGGGCAGCGGCGCTGCTCGCCGCCGCGGTGCTGGTGCTACCGCGCGCCGCGGGCGCGCGGATTCCGGGCGGCCCGCGGTCGCCCATCGACGCCGGCACACCGGCCGACTCCGATGACCCACTGGCCGTCGCGGCCACGCTCGACGTGTTCGCCGCGTGCCTGCGTGCCGGTATGGCGGTCTCGACGGCGGCCGCAGGGGTCGCCGGGTCCGCGCCCGCACCGCTCGCGGCGGTGCTGCGTCGGGCCGCCGACCTGCTGGCGCTGGGCGCCGACGCCGGCCAGGCCTGGGCGGATCCGCACGACGGTAGCGATTCGCACGTGCGGGCCGTGGTGCGGATGGCGCGCCGGTCGGCGGCCTCGGGCGCCGCGTTGGCGCAGGGCGTCGAAGACCTCGCGGCGACGCTGCGCGCCGACGCCGCCGATGCGGCCGGGGCGCGGGCCGAGCGGGCGTCCGTACTCATCGCCGGTCCGCTGGGGCTGTGCTACCTGCCGGCCTTCCTGTGCCTGGGGATCGTGCCCGTCGTGGCGGGGCTGGCCGGAGACGTCCTGTGGTCAGGGGTGTTGTGA
- a CDS encoding DUF4244 domain-containing protein yields the protein MVRQRMAVLRARVLGLAVDEDGMSTVEYAIGTIAAAAFGAILYTVVTGDSIVGALTNIISRALTTNI from the coding sequence ATGGTCAGACAACGGATGGCAGTTCTGCGGGCCCGCGTGCTCGGGCTCGCGGTCGACGAGGACGGCATGTCGACCGTCGAGTACGCGATCGGCACGATCGCCGCCGCGGCGTTCGGCGCCATCCTCTACACCGTGGTCACCGGCGACTCGATCGTCGGCGCGCTGACGAACATCATCAGCCGGGCGCTCACCACCAACATCTAG
- a CDS encoding TadE family type IV pilus minor pilin, with translation MVVLCLAGLTAVTLQVRCVDAAREAARLAARGDDAVAADTARRVAPAGAGVQLRRDGGYVVATVTARSALLPGIEIAAHGVSAVEPTG, from the coding sequence ATGGTGGTCCTCTGCCTGGCCGGGCTCACGGCGGTCACTCTGCAGGTGCGCTGCGTCGACGCGGCCAGGGAGGCCGCGCGGCTGGCCGCCCGCGGAGACGATGCGGTGGCCGCCGACACCGCGCGGCGGGTCGCACCGGCCGGCGCGGGGGTGCAGCTGCGCCGCGACGGCGGCTACGTGGTCGCGACCGTCACGGCGCGTTCGGCGCTGCTGCCGGGCATCGAGATCGCCGCGCACGGGGTGTCGGCCGTCGAACCCACGGGCTGA
- a CDS encoding Rv3654c family TadE-like protein, translated as MLAALMLLALGVVTAGGALVGSAVVARHRAAAAADLAALAAAAQLPAGPQAACSAAESVARSMASRVARCDVDGLDVVVIAEATPGVGARWVGPATASARAGPVDSG; from the coding sequence GTGCTCGCCGCGCTGATGCTGCTCGCGCTGGGCGTGGTGACGGCGGGGGGCGCGCTGGTCGGATCGGCCGTGGTGGCCCGGCACCGGGCAGCGGCGGCCGCCGACCTGGCCGCGCTGGCCGCTGCGGCGCAGCTGCCCGCGGGGCCGCAGGCCGCGTGCTCGGCCGCCGAGTCGGTCGCCCGGTCGATGGCCTCTAGGGTGGCACGGTGCGATGTCGACGGACTGGACGTCGTTGTGATCGCCGAGGCGACGCCCGGCGTCGGGGCGCGATGGGTGGGACCGGCGACGGCGTCCGCGCGGGCAGGGCCGGTGGACTCCGGATGA
- a CDS encoding serine/threonine-protein kinase yields the protein MTGGELLAGRYEMRGLLGRGGMAEVHDGWDSRLCRPVAIKVLHPAFTTDPDLRRRFEVEARAAAALAHPNVVAVHDFGEHEGSPFIIMERLPGRTLHDVMGAGPMSPHQVRAALDDVLAGLSAAHAAGVLHRDIKPGNILLSASGDRMKVADFGIAKTGGAAETKTGQIIGTMCYMSPERVMGAPASVADDLYAVAVIGYEALLGQRAFPHDHPVALARAIIDTPPPPLSVRRTDVDPALAGVIDRGMARDPAHRFGSAEQMRAALAGDPAALMGGPVPAPAVPGRPSTRVMAAPLPPTAGYSAPPPRPIRRKNPRRYLLAAAAIVAAFVVSALALALDPFATSPSPASVSTSTSVPPPTTSIAPPPPPAPSPVVQQPEPAPPQYAPGPGNGHGNGKGNGDKKKKG from the coding sequence ATGACCGGCGGCGAACTCCTCGCTGGCCGCTACGAGATGCGCGGCCTGCTCGGCCGTGGCGGCATGGCCGAGGTCCATGACGGCTGGGACAGCAGGCTGTGCCGGCCGGTGGCCATCAAGGTGCTGCACCCTGCGTTCACCACCGACCCCGACCTCCGTCGACGCTTCGAGGTGGAGGCGCGCGCCGCCGCTGCGCTGGCGCACCCGAACGTCGTCGCGGTGCACGACTTCGGTGAGCACGAGGGATCGCCGTTCATCATCATGGAGCGCCTGCCCGGCCGCACGCTGCACGATGTGATGGGCGCAGGGCCGATGTCCCCGCACCAGGTGCGCGCCGCCCTCGACGACGTGCTCGCCGGGCTGAGCGCCGCCCACGCCGCCGGCGTGCTGCACCGCGACATCAAGCCCGGCAACATCCTGCTCTCCGCCAGTGGCGACCGGATGAAGGTCGCCGACTTCGGCATCGCCAAGACGGGCGGAGCCGCCGAGACCAAGACCGGCCAGATCATCGGCACCATGTGCTACATGAGCCCCGAACGGGTGATGGGCGCGCCCGCGTCGGTCGCCGACGACCTCTACGCGGTGGCCGTCATCGGCTACGAGGCGCTTCTCGGCCAGCGTGCGTTCCCGCACGATCATCCGGTCGCCCTCGCGCGCGCCATCATCGACACCCCGCCGCCCCCGCTGAGCGTGCGTCGCACCGACGTCGACCCCGCGCTCGCCGGCGTCATCGACCGCGGGATGGCGCGCGACCCCGCGCATCGCTTCGGGAGCGCCGAACAGATGCGGGCCGCCCTGGCCGGCGACCCCGCCGCTCTGATGGGCGGACCGGTTCCAGCGCCCGCCGTCCCCGGGCGTCCCTCGACCAGGGTGATGGCCGCGCCTCTTCCCCCGACGGCCGGGTACTCGGCGCCGCCGCCGCGGCCGATCCGGCGCAAGAATCCGCGGCGCTACCTCCTCGCCGCGGCCGCCATCGTCGCCGCGTTCGTCGTGTCGGCCCTCGCCCTGGCGCTCGATCCCTTCGCCACCTCGCCGTCGCCGGCATCGGTGAGCACGAGCACGAGCGTGCCGCCGCCGACCACCAGCATCGCGCCGCCTCCACCGCCCGCCCCGTCACCGGTGGTGCAACAGCCCGAGCCGGCGCCGCCCCAGTACGCGCCGGGTCCCGGCAACGGGCACGGCAACGGCAAGGGCAACGGCGACAAGAAGAAGAAGGGCTGA
- a CDS encoding PAS domain-containing protein: protein MSHDWLLVETLGHEPTVVAQGARTVNLIPISSLLRRNPHLMAIQTAISETVRGGSGLSSITPKNDCVIRTEVVAMSDGRIHGVQMWIGAADEEPPPRPMVGSLVWDLSAGTATDTVESLEIGGWDPAKEPTHDRTFADDLPRRDLNPHEAEVISMLIKPEAGVTICSTWDVTDYRGEQITIGFVARSMAESDDDDTERLVCRAMNWRSVREGRTVQDDVLAQRILAGLAQPGVHRALVDPEHWMLVKWLDDPVPFFDWRAGMSSEDAIHPNDRAAALEMAAGFGTGAVSAVLRVVARDGGWTPVHVTVHRIELREGVNAGLAELRLPTPTEIEEARLDEREPLPEETRSRSRRNGKR from the coding sequence ATGAGCCACGACTGGTTGCTCGTGGAGACACTGGGCCATGAGCCCACCGTGGTGGCACAGGGTGCGCGCACAGTGAACCTGATCCCGATCTCGTCGTTGCTGCGCCGCAATCCCCACCTGATGGCGATCCAGACGGCGATCAGCGAGACGGTGCGCGGCGGTTCCGGCCTGAGCAGCATCACCCCCAAGAACGACTGCGTGATCCGCACCGAGGTGGTCGCGATGTCCGACGGTCGGATCCACGGCGTGCAGATGTGGATCGGCGCGGCGGACGAGGAACCGCCCCCGCGGCCGATGGTGGGCTCCCTGGTCTGGGATCTGAGCGCGGGCACCGCCACCGACACCGTGGAATCGCTGGAGATCGGCGGCTGGGACCCGGCCAAGGAACCCACCCACGACCGCACCTTCGCCGATGACCTGCCGCGCCGCGACCTCAACCCGCACGAGGCCGAGGTCATCAGCATGCTGATCAAACCCGAAGCGGGCGTGACCATTTGCAGCACCTGGGACGTCACCGACTACCGCGGCGAGCAGATCACCATCGGGTTCGTCGCGCGGTCGATGGCCGAGAGCGACGACGACGACACCGAGCGGCTGGTGTGCCGCGCGATGAACTGGCGCAGCGTGCGGGAGGGGCGCACCGTGCAGGACGACGTGCTTGCGCAGCGCATCCTGGCGGGCCTGGCCCAGCCGGGCGTGCACCGCGCGCTCGTCGATCCCGAGCACTGGATGCTGGTGAAGTGGCTCGACGACCCGGTGCCGTTCTTCGACTGGCGCGCCGGGATGTCCAGCGAGGACGCCATCCATCCGAACGACAGGGCGGCCGCGCTGGAGATGGCCGCCGGTTTCGGCACCGGCGCCGTCTCGGCAGTGCTGCGCGTGGTGGCCCGTGACGGCGGCTGGACGCCCGTGCACGTGACCGTGCACCGCATCGAACTCCGCGAGGGCGTGAACGCCGGGCTGGCGGAACTGCGGCTGCCGACGCCGACGGAGATCGAAGAAGCGCGGCTGGACGAGCGCGAGCCCCTGCCGGAGGAGACACGTTCGCGCAGCAGGAGAAACGGCAAGCGCTGA